From the Pleurodeles waltl isolate 20211129_DDA chromosome 6, aPleWal1.hap1.20221129, whole genome shotgun sequence genome, the window AGGAAGGCTTTTGGGTGCAGTGGAGTTATTCAGAGGGAGGGACACTAGGCTACATCACAGCCCATGTCACAGAGATGTGCTACTCTCCCGATGGTTGTGGCACATTGTGCCTCAAGCAACTCAACCCTCCCATGTGGCTCTTAAGGGTGtttttacttcactgaaggatgagtAGTAAAAGGGTGAGGCAGTGATGGAATCATGTGAGCTGGTGTGAGGGGCTAACCCTACTGTGGCTGCATTAAAAGCCGGGCACTCCTTGGATCCCTGGACTGGAGAATACATCCTGTGCTGTGAGCAACATTCATCCTAAACTTCAGCATGAAGCGAGGTCACACCTGTGCTCTTTCCCACGCACCTGAGTTGGTAGAACTATGGTGTTGACTCTCCATGCATCACACAGTTAATGCTATGAGTATCTCAAGCTGGGTCCCAAAGGATTCCTTTTTACCACCAGCTTTCACCCATTGCTTGTACACGGTAGTGGACTCAGGAGTCGCAGGGAATCTACTCACTGGTAATTCTGTTTGTTCTAGGGCTGTAAGATGTGTCATGTGGTATCTACCATGAAAACCCCTCCTAACCTGCAATCACACTCATGAATGACTTACTCCACCTCTTGGAGAAGGGAAGTAAAGGTGTAGGGCTAAAGGAAAGCATGTCACTGACTTTCCTGGAATACTTTCTTCTATCCTTCCAAAATAGGCGAACGGATGAGGAAACGTTCACATACCTTTCTACTTCTAAACCAATCACATCACAGGTATAACAACGAATCGGATTCACACAAAAGTGTCTCTCAAACCTGACATTTGGCCTTTCTATACTAATTTGCACTATGAGTCttgagaaaaaacacatttttatatttcaCAAGCTGGTCATTTTAATAAGATCGACGCtataaatttcaattttttattaaaaaaatattctgcCCTGATAATTCAATTTCTGTAAATACAGCACCTTCTGTACATTATCCTTGTGGCTCTACAAATTCACAAATTCCACATGTTTTAtaaggaaaataaatatttgttaaatACATACTAAAAGTCATAATCGAATTCAGAATTAGGCTTCAAAGAAAAAAATCTCTCACTCCAGTCACCAAACAGTCCTCTCACTGGAACAGCATCCCACTCAGTCCAGCAGATGCCCTTGTAAGTGGTAAGATTTGGACCACTTCACCACTTCGAATCCCTGATCTAGGATATAACCCGTAGTTTGCACCCTATGACTAGATCTGTTCGTGTGCTCATTGGTTATTCCTTTATTTCCAATTTTTCCTTGTGATCTGATGTCACTCTGGGATTCTGCAGTCAGCTCCACAAGAACAACACGCCTCCGTGAAGCAGGAAGAGGGGAATGCTTCATTAGCCAGCACGTCTTAATTACCTCAACGTTACAACTTTACCCTCCCTCCCCACTAGAGGTTGAAGGACTTTCACCACCTCAGAAGTCTGTATATTGTGTGAATGGTGTTAGCTTTACAGAGAAGGTGAATTCATGTCTGTGTCCCGTGTCCTATGCTGAATTCTTCAGTCTTGACAAACCTTGTTTCTGAACCTTTCGCACGTTTTCGAAGTTCAGCAGCTTTTGAAATTTCACCATCAGGAAGTCAAGTCTAGAGTGTCTGCCATCTTAGCTCGGTCTGGCACTGTCTGAGAATGGACCCAGTGCGAACAACACATGACACCAGACACTCTCAATGGTCTGCAGCACACGCTGCATTCAGGAACAAAGGCGAGGATTTCGTTCCTGTCCTGGTGTGGCCCAGAGGGTTGAACCTCAGCTGGAGTGATATGCATTGTCTTTATGTGGGGGACATTTTACACGTCCTCTTATGAATCTTTCCTGTCCTGGTGGCTCAGAGCCTGTGACACACAGTAAGGGATGATCCCAACAACAACAAGTGGTACAGCTGCACTTTTACAGAATGACAACACGTAGAACAGCAGCTCCACCTTCGTTGGTGGCTTGAAGGAGTCGGAGAGATGGAGAGCGATGAGGCAGGAGATGATGCAGTACAGACGGAAAGTCACCTGCGCCCCTTGTTTCCCTCTGCAGCTCTCCTGGTACATGCGTGAGTTGAGAGCCAGCCCCAGGCCGCAGAAGATCCCCAGATTCCTGAGCAGGCCGGCAAAGGGGGTGGTGTCGATGTGGATCCACTCGGGCCTTGAGCACCAGCGCTTGGCTTTCTCCAGTGTCCAGAGAAGGTCCACACCCAGGGCTTTCAGAATGATGTAGAAACCCAGGGCAAAGGCGAAGAGGAAGAGGGTAGTGTAGAGGTATCTCTTCAGGCTTGTCTTGTAGAAGGAGGGGATGTGGTGGAAAGCTTCAGCAACAGCCATGCCTGGAAATACAAAAGGCAAAGAACATTAGGAATAACATTACCAGCGATTGAGAAAATGAAGCGACTCAGAAAAAGCTATGTAGCCAACATTAAAAGCACAAGTAATATTAACTTAGAGGCAAGAATGAGACCACAAGAACATCCTAAAATGATTGTAAAGATCAGGTACTTTGCAAGGAGCATAGTACAGGATATGTTCAAAGTAATGCTCTGAAAGGTTACCTCGATTATTAGTTCCTCACCATAGAAGTAAAGGGAGGACAGAGACTACTCACAACACTGACCTGAAATGACCCCGGTGATGACTTGATGCGGAAAGTGGGCCGCAAGGAATATCCTGGACAAACAAACACAGATCTGCACCACCCAGAACCCTGTCCAGACAGCACCGCGGAGGCACCTGGAAcacaagaaaaggaggaaaaacattaaagaaaatgtAATTAAGTAATGCAATCATTAGAACTACATCCGGTGCATGTCTGACAGTGGCCTGTGAAACAGAATATATTGAGACAGTGTCCTAGGGAAGATGAATTTAGCAGATAAAAGGGCGCCTGTAAAGACACAAGAAGCGTCTCCTCCGCGCACATGCTGCTAATGACACCTAATAGAACACGTGCTGCACATGGGGAAGGGCTGGCCTACTTATACATCAAAATGTCCTGTCTATTCCTCGACCCTGACAGAACGATTCTCAGTATTTCTGGAGGTGTTCTTCAGCATaggaaaaagagaagaaatatAGATTTCTTTTACAAAATGAGCAAATACGGTGACCTAGCAATGAAAAAGAGTTTGCTCTCTTGGCAAAAAGGTGCTGCTCGCTGTTGGAGAAGATTTACTCTGGTGGCCATCTACTGATTTGCAACTCAAATTCTCCTGCAGTCACGGGTAGTGTAACTCTGTCACCTGACCTAGAGCCGCCCAGCCCTTGTTCAGTCCAGCGACGAGATACTGAACAAGCCAAGAAGCCAAATACTGGCCATCTAGCCAAGAAGGAGGACATCTACTGTTCTAACAACAGAGTAAATCGGTGGTTTCCTTATTTTACACTTGGCTTTCCAAGGCACTAGATCCCAGGGGCATCGAAGCATGTGATCCCTGTATGAATGTTGTAAAGTGCATAGAGAATGTGATCATTAAATCATTGCATCAAAATGAGATGTCTATCACTCCACCCAAGGCAAGACGTGGTCGTGGTGAGTCTCTTTAGCTGTTAATTATTGCCTCTGCCACATATTTCCCTTTACAAGTGGAAGGTGCCCCCTTTAAATATTCCAAGTCAACTGACTTGCTTTTCATCACTCACCAGTTCTTGAACTTGGGTGTGTCCTTCTTCAGCACAATGGAGAGAAGTGACGTCACCATCATATAGTAAACTCCAGCGGCTCCCATGGCATGACCAGAGGGACTCCCTGCGGACATGAATGAAAGGTATCCGATAAAGAGCAGGTCCATTGGAAGCTTACAAGGTCATTGCTATTCATAAATAACTTACAGATCTTTTAAAGTTATAACTACAAAAGAAACTATGGCACCTCATAGAGAAGCTACCATTTATAGGTGAGTCAAACTAAGGCCCTAGACAAAGTTCTCTTATTCACTTATGTGGAGGATCAGAAGGTGGACCCCCaccagtttttcctgttcctgagaTCAGATTACACTTCCCAGCCAATGATCTCACTTTCATATACATTTCTGTCCTTCTATACGAAGCTTATGGCGCTTGCGCTCTCTGTTCTCTATTTTTTCTAGGTCATAAATTGATTTATCTAGAGAGAGGGCTTGTTAAGAACAATAAAATCTGGTCTGGTCTTTAGAATGACCAACAAATATGGTGATAAACGCTTTTGATAGCACTGAAAGTAAACAGGTCATTCAGACTCAAGAAATATTTCCGAAAAGGCTGGTTCGCTTTCTCTGGAGATTAGCAGTACAATCACATTTTATTCACAAGATCTCAGGTGCTCACCTGGGCCAGTCTCACAGGTGACCGGGTACTGCTCGATGACCGGCGCTGATGTGTTGTTGTAATAATCAGTGTCATGGACCCACCAGTATGGTCTCTGGCCCGAGAGGATCCTGCAATTCAAAATCAAGGGGTTAATGGTAGTCAGAAGGAAAATGCAAACAATAATAATAGGAACTGAGGACATGAAAGTATGTATTAGCCAATAAAATACTTCAGTGGGATAAGGTCCTCTACCACGAACCATTACTATTCAATCCTATGGACAGCTCATTGGCTTCCAGCAGCCTTTATCAAATAGAAACTCCTAGTAGGGGACTGAAAAAAGGCAGTGACAAAAGGCACTTGAGTAACTTGGTCAGACAAGCACTGATGTTGCACTGAGGTGCTCTGAATGTCCTGTGCTATGTGAACAAGCTGGGATAGCAGAGGAAACAAACTTTCAGGGGAAAAGTTGGTCTGTTTGTCCCATGCTAAGTAATGTGAAGGAGGTCCCTACACCTTCCATATTGTCATCGTCCTCAATAGGGGTCTGATGTAGCCATGGCTTGTGAAGGTTTGAAAGAAACACGTACTGGAGTCAAATACAAGCCAGCATTCTGACAAAGCTGTTAGACAGAAACTCTGATTGGAAACTGGGGATACGGGCTATGGATAAACAAGATTGCACCCCATTTGCAGGACAGATAGAGGTTTAATCAGCTGGAGCAGTAGTTGAGGGCTATTGGTCTCATTCACTTTGGCCATTATTCTGACTCAAAATACACGAGTTTTGCCCCTAACTTTACTTATTAGTACTCCCATATAGTGCTGCAGACACAAACCCTTCAACTCACAGAAAATTACATTTGTGCCAGGCACTATCACCGAGATTACGTTTAGTATTTTTTACATACTTTCTCAACTAGTCTTTCCACTAACCAACTTTAAGTCGGTCCTAAATCATTTTGGCAAATGCCTAAACTGGGCTGCGGGAAATGTCACTTCCTCATAAGTAATATTTTGACACCCTAACGTATGGAATATCAACTCCATCTCGAGCCGTCATCACTTAACCAGTAATAGATCCATCCAAATATTATGTGTGGCCAAGCTTAGGTACGGCTTTACCGTGATAGAAtataaaatgctttaaaaatgcaaCAAAGTCTGCACTTACTCCAATGCATTCAAAACCACTGAAACGTTTCGATCAAATAATAACATACTTGTAAAATAAAAGTTACAAATCTGCTAATTCCCTGTGGCACCAAGACTATAAGGGCAACTTATGAAATGGGAGAAAGTAATTCCCCACCTTTAGAGCTTGAGAGTTGAATGATTTCTCAAAGAGTTAAAAAGTAATTCGCATTCCTGATGGTAATATTTGAAAGTAAGTAAATAAATggatacagtaattaaaattatgtTAATGTATTACACGTAACCCTTTCTTTCTTCGTAGCTTGatatcatgtacattaaaaataagtatttttcaCCCCGGGCTCCTCTTCCGATCAGGCACCAACATTTGTATAGTTCTTTTGTGGCGGCAGACTGCTGGTGTCACTCATCTGGATGGATTATGTTGGCAGGCAGATAGTGGCTTGGGTAGAGTTCTATGTGTCAATCAAATTCGCATGTTTTTTGGGAGTATTTGTCCAATTACATGGTGTACAAACGGCCAGTACGTCTCATACCCTCAATAGTCAAACACATATGCATTCCAGTGTTCAGACATCTGTAGTAGAATTCCTAATTATTCTAATATTTTTGCTTAGTGTACTTAATATAAACTTAGGCACAAAATACTTAAACTTGCCTTTCGACCCAGCTTTTGATATTTTGTTTGGGGTAGGTTGTTATCGATGGTAATCACACAAACCATTTGAAAGGAGAGGAAGCCTGCCCTTCAGAGAAAAGTGGGAGATCCCAAGACTTCCACAGCGCTTCTGGAAGGACGATAGgtctggggcagagtcagtcacctTTATGGAGAACTTGAATTGTGACTCAATCTCCTTCAACTCCGCTGTTCTTCAAACCACACTCTAACTGCAGAGAAATAATCTACTTTTCACACAGACTGGACACCGATGGAAATGGAAGTTGTTTCACTTCCAGCTTCTCTGGCTACAGTACCTCTTAGATAAACGCTTCTGAGTACATCACAGTGCGGACTCTCCCTCCTCGTCATCACCCGTCCCTAGTGAGTCTTTCCGCCACAACAGAAGCACAAACTCCATTCTTAGGCCTAGATTTTCTAAGGCTCTACCACGAGTCCAGTTGATGCAAAGTGGCACATGCTGTGTACTGTCCACCACAAGAGGTGAGTTGTGCTGGAAAGGTGAACTTTTCACAGCTCTTTGCCGTTTGGCACAAAAGGAAGATTTCTGAAGTGGAACAGCCAGAAAAAGCTTGATCTTCTAAGATAGCCAGACTGGACTTCATATCAAAAACTCACTCCTACTTGAAGCAAGAGCAAAGAGAAACGTGCTCATTTTACCCAAAAAAATATCCACTGCTCTGCAGTGCACACGTTTAAactttctgagtgtgtctgtgcatCGGAGTGTGTGCTGGAAGGATAGGCCTCTAATACAAATCCAGCGCACACTCAATTCTGCACCATGATGTGatgctgtgtgttgtgctgtgcaGCCTTGCTTGAGCACCACCGCAGGGAGAGACACCAGCAGCAGGCCAGGCTTAGTAGACAGGGCTCTGTGCTGTTTGCCTCTtgcacaatacagcacagcaaCATTGGATGTTGCCCCCAGATGCATTAAATATTATTAACTCAGGGCCATCGCGCCTCATGTCTGGAACTCTCCCACCCTTACACAGTGAAGAAAACTAACTCTACAAATCATTAGGAAATGtctagaaatatcacttttacaatCACCATGTGCAGTACACTTGCAAAAGGAGGCAGAGATGTGTTAGTCGCTGTGATTGGCTATGCACCTGCACGATGTCACTGACTTGAGGTGGTACAAGGTGTAAAAGAAGTTTGTCCAAGTTCATGTACTTCTCAACAAGGCAGAGGACCAGAAGACCGGAGGCGCTGTGTCCATCAGATCTACACTGTAGCTCTACAAAGGCAGATAAGTGGAACTAACGAGCATTTAGAATTTAAAGTTACTACTTCTAGGGGGGGCACATTCCTTCTACACAGTCTCATGTCTCCAGGATGGGTGTTGGTCACTTCTGTTGCAATGAATGCTGGCATCTGTGGGACTCATGCAGTCCGACCGTGAGGCTACGTGCCTGGTACTCAAC encodes:
- the LOC138299474 gene encoding glucose-6-phosphatase catalytic subunit 1-like — protein: MATGMDLLHDSGAQMVQYLQVNYKSSQDWFMFVSFAADLRNTFFVFFPIWFHLCEAVGIKLIWVAVIGDWLNLVFKWILSGQRPYWWVHDTDYYNNTSAPVIEQYPVTCETGPGSPSGHAMGAAGVYYMMVTSLLSIVLKKDTPKFKNWCLRGAVWTGFWVVQICVCLSRIFLAAHFPHQVITGVISGMAVAEAFHHIPSFYKTSLKRYLYTTLFLFAFALGFYIILKALGVDLLWTLEKAKRWCSRPEWIHIDTTPFAGLLRNLGIFCGLGLALNSRMYQESCRGKQGAQVTFRLYCIISCLIALHLSDSFKPPTKVELLFYVLSFCKSAAVPLVVVGIIPYCVSQALSHQDRKDS